One window of Ammospiza nelsoni isolate bAmmNel1 chromosome 12, bAmmNel1.pri, whole genome shotgun sequence genomic DNA carries:
- the VSTM2L gene encoding V-set and transmembrane domain-containing protein 2-like protein isoform X2, with protein MGALALALGIFHYLGLYLQLGAASRHPPWDAPAAGSALFTETPHDMTAQAGEDVEMACSFRGSGSPSYSLEIQWWYVRNHKDWTDKQTWASSQLQSSPPEEPGKEATKISVVKVVGSNISHKLRLSRVKLEDEGTYECRVIDSSDGKARHHKVKAYLRVEAAGGPGHPQDTELREAPLAELAAPGSAHAHHHQHQHKAGRELKKRSADASCVL; from the exons ATGGGcgccctggccctggccctggggaTTTTCCACTACCTGGGGCTCTACCTGCAGCTCGGCGCCGCCTCCCGGCACCCCCCGTGGGACGCCCCGGCGGCGGGCAGCg ctctcttCACCGAGACCCCGCACGACATGACGGCGCAGGCCGGGGAGGATGTGGAGATGGCGTGCTCCTTCCGCGGCAGCGGCTCCCCCTCCTACTCCCTGGAGATCCAGTGGTGGTACGTCCGCAACCACAAGGACTGGACGGACAAACAGACGTGGGCTTCCAGTCAG CTGCAATCATCACCACCAGAGGAGCCCGGGAAAGAGGCGACAAAAATCAGC GTGGTGAAGGTGGTCGGCAGCAACATCTCCCACAAGCTGCGGCTGTCGCGGGTGAAGCTGGAGGACGAGGGGACCTACGAGTGCCGGGTGATCGACTCCAGCGACGGCAAGGCACGGCACCACAAGGTGAAGGCGTACCTGCGGGTGGAGGCGGCGGGGGGCCCGGGGCACCCCCAGGACACCGAGCTGCGGGAGGCGCCGCTGGCAGAGCTCGCAGCGCCGGGCTCAGCGCACGCacaccaccaccagcaccagcacaaaGCCGGGAGGGAGCTCAAGAAGCGCTCGGCAGACGCCTCCTGCGTGCTGTAG
- the VSTM2L gene encoding V-set and transmembrane domain-containing protein 2-like protein isoform X1, whose translation MGALALALGIFHYLGLYLQLGAASRHPPWDAPAAGSAALFTETPHDMTAQAGEDVEMACSFRGSGSPSYSLEIQWWYVRNHKDWTDKQTWASSQLQSSPPEEPGKEATKISVVKVVGSNISHKLRLSRVKLEDEGTYECRVIDSSDGKARHHKVKAYLRVEAAGGPGHPQDTELREAPLAELAAPGSAHAHHHQHQHKAGRELKKRSADASCVL comes from the exons ATGGGcgccctggccctggccctggggaTTTTCCACTACCTGGGGCTCTACCTGCAGCTCGGCGCCGCCTCCCGGCACCCCCCGTGGGACGCCCCGGCGGCGGGCAGCg cagctctcttCACCGAGACCCCGCACGACATGACGGCGCAGGCCGGGGAGGATGTGGAGATGGCGTGCTCCTTCCGCGGCAGCGGCTCCCCCTCCTACTCCCTGGAGATCCAGTGGTGGTACGTCCGCAACCACAAGGACTGGACGGACAAACAGACGTGGGCTTCCAGTCAG CTGCAATCATCACCACCAGAGGAGCCCGGGAAAGAGGCGACAAAAATCAGC GTGGTGAAGGTGGTCGGCAGCAACATCTCCCACAAGCTGCGGCTGTCGCGGGTGAAGCTGGAGGACGAGGGGACCTACGAGTGCCGGGTGATCGACTCCAGCGACGGCAAGGCACGGCACCACAAGGTGAAGGCGTACCTGCGGGTGGAGGCGGCGGGGGGCCCGGGGCACCCCCAGGACACCGAGCTGCGGGAGGCGCCGCTGGCAGAGCTCGCAGCGCCGGGCTCAGCGCACGCacaccaccaccagcaccagcacaaaGCCGGGAGGGAGCTCAAGAAGCGCTCGGCAGACGCCTCCTGCGTGCTGTAG